One Acetonema longum DSM 6540 DNA window includes the following coding sequences:
- a CDS encoding FecCD family ABC transporter permease produces the protein MTKFDTLMRQRHSFNMVLAGLGAAVVLSILLAVCVGIVPISPAEACHIILYKIWTWAGGDTVHQFSPVHADIIWQLRLPRVLMAAVTGAGLALCGAVMQASLQNPLAEPYILGISSGASLGAVFAILVGASAFGIPFWAFTGAAVASLLVILLSGGGPLSSVKMVLAGAIANTLFTAAANFIIYAAGSAEGIRTVAFWTMGSLAAAKWPSLLLPALAVTVSCLFFLSQHRTLNALLLGEETAVTLGIDAAHVRRIYFTITALMTGLIVASCGVIGFVAFVVPHIMRGLAGSDHKRLTPAVILAGALFLTWADVLARTALASGEVPLGIITALIGGPFFMYILWKQSYSFNNR, from the coding sequence ATGACAAAGTTTGATACCCTCATGCGGCAACGGCATTCTTTCAACATGGTATTAGCGGGATTAGGCGCAGCGGTGGTTTTGTCCATTTTACTGGCTGTTTGCGTCGGCATAGTGCCAATCAGCCCGGCGGAGGCCTGTCATATCATCCTGTATAAAATATGGACCTGGGCTGGCGGAGATACTGTTCACCAGTTCTCCCCCGTCCATGCGGACATCATTTGGCAGCTTCGCCTTCCCCGGGTCCTGATGGCTGCCGTAACCGGGGCAGGATTGGCCCTGTGCGGCGCAGTGATGCAGGCTTCTCTGCAAAATCCCCTGGCCGAGCCTTATATTCTGGGCATATCCTCCGGCGCCTCCCTGGGCGCCGTGTTTGCCATTCTGGTCGGCGCCTCGGCTTTCGGAATTCCCTTTTGGGCCTTTACCGGTGCAGCTGTCGCCTCTTTGCTCGTCATACTGCTGTCTGGCGGCGGGCCGCTATCCTCGGTTAAAATGGTCCTGGCCGGCGCTATTGCCAACACTTTATTCACCGCCGCCGCCAACTTTATCATCTATGCCGCTGGCAGCGCCGAAGGAATCCGCACGGTAGCCTTCTGGACCATGGGCTCATTGGCCGCCGCCAAATGGCCTTCTCTTCTCCTGCCGGCCCTTGCGGTCACTGTGTCTTGCCTGTTTTTCCTGTCTCAGCACCGTACCTTGAATGCTTTGCTGCTGGGGGAAGAGACAGCCGTCACTCTGGGGATTGACGCTGCGCATGTCCGGCGAATCTATTTTACTATTACGGCCCTGATGACCGGTTTGATCGTAGCCTCCTGCGGGGTCATCGGCTTTGTGGCGTTTGTAGTCCCCCACATTATGCGCGGTCTGGCCGGCTCTGATCACAAAAGACTGACTCCGGCCGTTATTTTAGCGGGGGCGCTGTTTTTAACCTGGGCGGACGTGCTGGCCCGCACCGCTCTCGCCAGCGGCGAGGTGCCCCTCGGCATCATCACCGCCCTGATTGGTGGCCCCTTTTTCATGTACATCTTATGGAAACAATCATATAGCTTTAACAACAGATAG
- a CDS encoding ABC transporter ATP-binding protein, whose product MDLLLDQVRVDLCRNNIVKDISLSVKKGEFVGLLGPNGSGKSTLLRTAYRVIKPTSGTILLGGENLQELKLSESAKALGVVSQFNHLNFDLTVFEIVMLGRTPHKTALSTDQPEDYAIAWEALRQVGMEDYADRSFTSLSGGEKQRIILARTLAQQPQILVLDEPTNHLDIKYQLQLLSIVKSLGIGVLAALHDLNLACMYCDTVYVLKGGKLAASGPPDQILTPELVRDVYEIDCSIYKNPATGYLSIVYCPGHPVGAAI is encoded by the coding sequence ATGGATTTACTGTTGGATCAGGTCAGGGTTGACCTGTGCCGGAACAACATCGTGAAGGATATTTCCCTGTCAGTAAAAAAAGGGGAGTTTGTCGGCCTGCTGGGCCCCAACGGCAGCGGCAAGTCAACCTTGCTGCGCACTGCCTACCGGGTAATCAAACCCACCAGCGGCACGATCCTGCTGGGGGGGGAAAACCTGCAGGAATTAAAACTGAGCGAATCAGCCAAAGCCCTGGGAGTAGTAAGCCAGTTTAACCATCTCAATTTTGACCTTACGGTATTTGAAATAGTGATGCTGGGCCGAACCCCTCATAAAACTGCCTTATCGACTGATCAACCCGAGGATTATGCCATTGCCTGGGAGGCCCTGCGCCAGGTTGGCATGGAAGACTACGCTGACCGCAGTTTCACCTCCCTGTCCGGAGGTGAAAAGCAGCGCATTATTCTGGCCCGTACCCTGGCCCAGCAACCCCAGATTCTGGTGCTGGATGAACCAACCAACCATTTGGATATCAAATATCAGCTGCAATTGCTATCGATTGTGAAATCCCTGGGGATTGGCGTGCTGGCGGCTCTGCACGACCTGAACCTGGCCTGCATGTACTGCGATACAGTGTATGTGCTAAAAGGCGGAAAATTAGCGGCTTCCGGGCCGCCGGATCAAATTCTTACCCCGGAACTGGTGCGGGATGTGTATGAGATTGACTGCAGCATTTACAAAAACCCGGCTACAGGATACCTCTCCATTGTCTATTGTCCGGGGCATCCCGTAGGAGCTGCAATATAA
- a CDS encoding ABC transporter substrate-binding protein encodes MQKKILLPFYLFLCFLPALTAAGCSHPDAPSSPPLSAASNQADGYPVTIMNFDAAENPLAVTVKQPPGRVIITHPSATELLLELDLEDRIHSTVAPYGVPLARLQEKYSKVTVMQAPFVPSREEMLVAQPDLIIGWPHHFTDTILGEAATWHRRGVATYIMPNTLTKRQPTLENTVYACLDSVGRMFNIQEKTELYIKNLRQRVARVRQAVQNIPQRKTVLVVQNHLNGIFSLYDKSYLISHMIDTAGGINLCQNPAFLIGAEQVLAFDPDVIIYVSLSRQGLVSNLTEAEALAELGEINELQNMRAIREGRIISLPFFTVNNGGVRTVDTIEKIARALYPHISF; translated from the coding sequence ATGCAAAAAAAGATCCTGCTGCCCTTCTATCTCTTCCTTTGCTTCCTGCCGGCTCTTACTGCGGCCGGCTGCAGTCACCCCGACGCCCCCTCCTCTCCCCCTCTGTCTGCGGCCTCAAACCAGGCTGACGGCTATCCGGTGACCATCATGAATTTTGACGCCGCTGAAAATCCGCTGGCTGTCACTGTGAAGCAACCACCCGGGAGAGTGATCATTACACATCCCAGCGCCACCGAATTGCTGCTGGAACTGGATCTGGAGGACCGGATCCATTCCACGGTAGCGCCTTATGGCGTTCCTCTGGCCCGACTGCAGGAAAAATACAGCAAAGTCACTGTGATGCAGGCCCCATTTGTTCCTTCCCGGGAAGAAATGCTGGTGGCTCAGCCCGATCTGATTATCGGCTGGCCCCACCACTTTACCGATACGATCCTGGGCGAGGCAGCCACCTGGCACAGGCGGGGTGTAGCCACATACATTATGCCCAACACACTGACCAAACGCCAACCCACCCTGGAGAATACAGTCTACGCCTGTCTCGACTCTGTCGGCAGGATGTTTAATATACAGGAAAAAACCGAGCTCTATATCAAAAATCTGCGGCAGCGGGTGGCTCGCGTCCGGCAGGCGGTCCAAAACATACCGCAAAGGAAAACCGTCCTGGTGGTGCAAAACCATTTAAACGGCATTTTTTCCCTGTATGATAAAAGTTACCTGATCAGTCATATGATCGATACCGCCGGCGGCATAAATCTTTGCCAAAACCCGGCCTTCCTGATAGGGGCGGAACAGGTGCTGGCCTTTGATCCGGATGTTATTATTTATGTATCGCTGAGCCGCCAAGGCCTTGTCTCTAATCTAACCGAGGCGGAGGCGCTGGCCGAACTGGGGGAAATCAACGAACTGCAAAACATGCGCGCCATCCGCGAAGGCAGGATCATCAGCCTGCCGTTTTTCACCGTCAATAACGGCGGCGTACGCACAGTCGACACTATAGAAAAGATCGCCCGCGCATTGTATCCCCACATTTCTTTCTAA
- a CDS encoding TetR/AcrR family transcriptional regulator → MDTALELFLSQGYQQTLISDIVKKVGVAQGTFYYYFASKEAVLEAIIAHHIKHMMTAVQKTEWDQTAPLEQLQLFVNHFYKLHYTGSIGLLGKVLYRENQGVLINRLWRQTHISTKPLLVQILEHCNQAGATQVTRMDETLGFFSGIIGSLLEASSPLEFGHESNPDVMKHKRRIAERLLESLFDTPAGSIYLEEVSAQEP, encoded by the coding sequence ATGGATACCGCCCTTGAACTGTTCCTGTCCCAGGGCTATCAGCAAACTCTAATCAGTGATATCGTCAAAAAAGTCGGCGTGGCCCAGGGAACATTCTATTATTATTTTGCGTCAAAAGAGGCTGTTCTGGAAGCCATTATCGCCCATCATATAAAACATATGATGACGGCGGTTCAAAAAACCGAATGGGACCAGACTGCGCCCCTGGAGCAGCTGCAATTATTTGTGAACCATTTTTATAAACTGCATTATACCGGCAGCATCGGACTGCTGGGCAAGGTGCTGTACCGGGAAAATCAGGGCGTCCTGATCAACCGGCTCTGGCGGCAAACCCATATCAGCACTAAGCCCCTTCTGGTACAAATTCTGGAGCACTGCAATCAGGCCGGCGCCACCCAGGTGACCCGCATGGATGAGACTCTCGGCTTTTTCAGCGGCATTATCGGTTCTCTCCTGGAGGCCAGTTCTCCTCTGGAATTTGGCCATGAATCCAATCCTGATGTTATGAAACATAAGCGAAGGATTGCCGAAAGACTGTTGGAAAGTCTGTTCGATACTCCTGCCGGCAGTATTTATCTGGAAGAGGTGTCGGCGCAAGAGCCATGA